Within the Gloeobacter kilaueensis JS1 genome, the region AAAAGTGAGTCACTTAGAAGATGAGTCTTCCGACGGATTCTGTTGCCATTGCGGTTGCGGTTGATCTGTTTTGAGCATCGTTGCGTTGCCCGCCACTGTCGTCCCGATTGCCCCTGGCCCAACTTATCCCTGATCTTGTAGGTTTGCAGGTGAATCTGCAGGCTGTGGCCCATCGCCTTTGCCTCCTGGATGGCGCGTGCCACACTGGCAGGGTTCGCGTAGTAGCCCAGGGCAATCACCTGATCGTAGGGCTTGTACTTGCCGCTGCCTTCCTTGGGCGGCAGAGTTGCCCGCAATTCCAGCCGCTGCCCCCGCTGCCGGACAGTGACACCCACTTTGTCCGCTTTAAGGCGGGCCTGGACAGCTTCAAGAGTGTACTCGACCTTGCTGCGGCCCATCGAAAACTGTCCGAAAATTGTCCGAGATTTTACCCCCTTACCAGCGGTTCTAGCGGCTTTAGCGGGCTAGAAGGTTCTGCTGGAAGGGCGATGCGGACGGGGAGATTCGAACTCCCACGGGTTGCCCCACAGGTTCCTAAGACCGGCGTGTCTACCATTCCACCACGTCCGCACGCTTCCCCAGTGTAAGCGCGCCGGGGAACTTCAAGCCAGGATCGTCTCCAACAGACTGTCCTCGATAACGTAGTTGCTGCTCACCCGCTGCACGTCGTCGAGGTTTTCGAGTTTTTCGATGAGAGTAAAGATCTGGCGCGCCACCTCCGGTTCCTCGACCTGGATCGTGCTGCCCGCGATCCAGCGCACTTCGGCCTGATCGAGGACGAAACCGGCGCAGCGCAGGCTCTCAGTCAACCCTTCGAGATCGCCGGGGGCACAGAAGACCTCTGCCCCTTCACCGTCGGGGCGGATCTCGTAGCTGGTCGCCCCGCCTTCGATCGCCGCTTCGATCAAGTCTTCTTCGATCACGCTGCCGGTGAGCGTCGCCACACCCATCTGCTGGAACATCCAACCCACGCAGCCCGTCTCGCCCAGGTTACCGCCGTTGCGGCTGAAGACGACGCGCAGGTCGGCGGCGGTGCGGTTGCGGTTGTCAGTCTGCGCTTCGATGAGCAACGCCACCCCAGAAGGACCGTAGCCCTCGTAGCGAATTTCCTCGAAGGTGTCGCTTTCGAGGGTGCCGCTGCCCTTGTCGATTGCCCGCTGGATGTTCTCCGCCGGTAGGCTTGCCGCCTTCGCCTGCTCAATTGCCAGCCGCAGACGAAAGTTACCGGCTGGATCTGCTCCACCCAGGCGGGCAGCGACGATAATCTCGCGGGAGAGTCGGGCAAACATTGCCCCCTTGGCCACGTCGTTTTTGGCTTTCTGGCGCTTGATCTGCGCCCACTTGCTATGCCCTGCCATGCTCAACAAACACTGCCTTCCGGTCGAATCTATCACAAGCCGGATAGACAACTTTGAGAAGCGCAACGACGGTTACAAGCAGACGGTGCTTCCTGGTTTATCCCTTTTGCAGGTAGGGTTCCGGAGCGGATAGGACAGGCACCTGCAGGTGGCCGAGAGTCCATAATTAACGACGTTCTATCTGCTTGCGATCGTCATCTCAGAAACGACCAGAAGACGCTGCAAGCGCTTTATGCTAGAATTGACGAGTGATTTGACCCCGCTCCCTTCTAGCACGCCTTGAGGCAGAGTGGCTGCAGCGGTCGTGGGCGGGATGTAATCTGGCGCGGAGGAGCGCATCATCGATGACCGAAACCTATGGAGCGGATCAAATTCAGGTTGTCGAGGGCCTGGAGCATGTCCGGCTGCGTCCAGGCATGTACATCGGTTCTACGGGACCGCGCGGCCTGCACCATCTGGTCTACGAGATTGTCGATAACTCCGTCGATGAGGCGCTTGCGGGCCACGCCAAGCATATCCTGATCAGCCTCAACGCCGACGGCTCCGCCACGATCAGCGACGATGGCCGGGGCATCCCCACCGATGTCCACCCACGTACCGGCAAATCGACCATCGAGACGGTGCTCACGGTGCTGGGGGCAGGGGGCAAGTTTGGCGGCGGCGGTTACAAGGTTTCGGGTGGCCTGCACGGCGTCGGGGCAGCCGTGGTCAATGGCCTCTCGACATCGCTTACAGCAACCGTCTGGCGCAACGGCAAGGCCCATGTGCAGCGCTTCCGGCGCGGCGTCCCGGAGGGCGGCCTCAAGGTCAGCCCTGACAGTGAGCAGCGGCGCGGCACCTCGATTACTTTTTTGCCGGATCCTGAAATTTTTACGACCGGTGTGAGCTTCGACTACGACACACTTCTGAGTCGGTTTCGCGAGCTGGCTTTTCTGAATGCCGGGGTCGAGTTCTCCTTCAGCGACCTGCGCACCGATCCCAACCGGGTCGAG harbors:
- a CDS encoding YebC/PmpR family DNA-binding transcriptional regulator: MAGHSKWAQIKRQKAKNDVAKGAMFARLSREIIVAARLGGADPAGNFRLRLAIEQAKAASLPAENIQRAIDKGSGTLESDTFEEIRYEGYGPSGVALLIEAQTDNRNRTAADLRVVFSRNGGNLGETGCVGWMFQQMGVATLTGSVIEEDLIEAAIEGGATSYEIRPDGEGAEVFCAPGDLEGLTESLRCAGFVLDQAEVRWIAGSTIQVEEPEVARQIFTLIEKLENLDDVQRVSSNYVIEDSLLETILA